One part of the Solanum dulcamara chromosome 8, daSolDulc1.2, whole genome shotgun sequence genome encodes these proteins:
- the LOC129900298 gene encoding subtilisin-like protease SBT1.2 isoform X2 gives MELNFQFYFLCFLLCFIPLLQAQNLQTYIVQLHPQYASTRTPFSSKLQWHLSFLENFISSGENSSSRLLYSYHSAFEGFAALLSENELKTLKKSNNVLSIYPERKLEVQTTYSYKFLGLSPTKEGTWLKSGFGRGTIIGVLDTGIWPESPSFVDHGMPPIPKKWKGTCQEGKNFNSSSCNRKLIGARFFHIGHMMASRASKSIDFVEEYVSPRDSQGHGTHTASTAGGAPVPMASVLGNGAGEARGMAPGAHIAIYKVCWSSGCYSSDILAAMDVAIRDGVDILSLSLGGFPVPLYEDTIAIGSFRAMERGISVICAAGNNGPVLSSVANEAPWIATIGASTLDRKFPAIIQLGNGKYVYGESLYPGKQVHNSQNVLELVYLNDGADGSEFCLRGSLPRAKVRGKIVVCDRGVNGRAEKGQVVKESGGVAMILANAAVNMEEDSVDVHVLPATLVGFDESIQLQSYMNSTRKPTARIIFGGTVIGKSSAPSVAQFSSRGPSFTDPSILKPDLIAPGVNIIAAWPQNLGPSGLAEDSRRVNFTVLSGTSMACPHVSGIAALLHSIHPKWSPAAIKSALMTTADTTNHQGKPIMDGDTPAGLFAIGAGHVNPGRSDDPGLIYDISANDYITHLCTIGYKYSEIFSITHKNVSCHDVLQKNRGFSLNYPSISVNFKAGKTRKMITRRVTNVGSPNSVYSVEIVAPEGVKVRVKPQRLIFKRVNQRLSYRVWFISRKRTGTQRRNFAEGQLMWINSRNKYQKVRSPISVAWASKK, from the exons ATGGAACTCAATTTCCaattttattttctctgtttCCTACTTTGTTTCATTCCCCTGCTACAAGCTCAGAATTTGCAAACTTATATAGTACAATTACATCCACAATATGCATCAACAAGAACCCCTTTTAGTTCTAAACTTCAATGGCACCTTtcatttcttgaaaatttcattTCCTCAGGCGAAAACTCGAGTTCTCGCCTTTTGTACTCTTACCATTCTGCATTTGAAGGTTTTGCAGCTCTTCTATCTGAAAATGAGCTAAAGACACTGAAGAAATCGAATAATGTTTTATCGATATATCCGGAGAGGAAGCTTGAGGTTCAGACAACTTATTCTTATAAGTTCTTAGGACTAAGTCCTACAAAGGAAG gtacTTGGTTAAAGTCTGGATTTGGTCGAGGCACGATCATTGGAGTTCTTGATACTGGAATATGGCCAGAAAGTCCAAGTTTTGTTGATCATGGAATGCCTCCTATTCCAAAGAAATGGAAAGGTACCTGCCAAGAAGGAAAAAACTTCAATTCTTCAAGTTGCAATCGCAAGCTTATTGGTGCAAGGTTCTTCCACATAGGACACATGATGGCATCAAGGGCATCAAAATCAATAGATTTTGTGGAGGAATATGTATCGCCTCGAGATTCTCAAGGCCATGGCACACATACAGCATCTACTGCAGGGGGAGCTCCTGTTCCAATGGCGAGTGTGCTTGGAAATGGAGCAGGGGAGGCAAGAGGGATGGCCCCTGGTGCTCATATCGCGATATACAAAGTTTGCTGGTCTAGTGGTTGTTATAGTTCAGATATACTTGCAGCCATGGATGTAGCTATTAGAGATGGAGTAGACATATTGTCGCTATCACTTGGTGGTTTCCCTGTTCCACTTTATGAAGATACTATTGCTATTGGCAGTTTTCGAGCTATGGAGCGTGGAATTTCAGTTATATGTGCTGCAGGAAATAATGGTCCAGTTCTAAGTTCAGTAGCAAATGAGGCTCCTTGGATTGCCACTATTGGTGCTAGCACACTGGACAGGAAATTTCCAGCAATAATTCAGCTAG GTAATGGCAAATATGTGTATGGAGAATCTTTGTACCCCGGGAAGCAAGTTCATAATTCTCAGAATGTTCTTGAGCTTGTTTATCTCAACGATGGTGCTGATGGAAGTGAATTTTGCTTAAGAGGGTCTCTTCCAAGAGCAAAAGTCCGTGGAAAAATCGTTGTTTGTGATCGTGGAGTTAATGGAAGAGCAGAGAAAGGTCAAGTTGTTAAAGAATCAGGTGGTGTTGCCATGATCCTAGCAAATGCAGCagtaaatatggaggaagaTTCTGTAGATGTACATGTCCTTCCAGCAACATTGGTTGGTTTCGATGAATCAATTCAGTTGCAAAGCTACATGAACTCAACGCGAAAACCAACAGCTCGAATCATATTTGGAGGAACAGTTATAGGAAAATCTAGTGCACCTTCTGTAGCACAATTTTCTTCAAGGGGTCCAAGTTTTACTGATCCTTCAATTCTCAAACCTGATTTGATTGCTCCTG GTGTCAACATTATCGCTGCTTGGCCGCAAAATCTAGGCCCTAGTGGCCTGGCCGAGGATTCAAGAAGAGTAAACTTCACAGTCTTATCAGGAACTTCAATGGCTTGTCCTCATGTTAGTGGAATTGCTGCACTGCTCCATTCAATTCATCCTAAATGGTCACCAGCTGCAATCAAATCCGCGCTAATGACAACTGCAGACACAACGAATCACCAAGGAAAACCAATCATGGATGGTGACACACCAGCTGGACTTTTCGCTATAGGAGCTGGACATGTAAATCCTGGAAGATCCGATGATCCCGGATTGATATATGACATTAGTGCAAATGACTATATCACTCACCTTTGCACTATTGGTTACAAATACTCAGAAATCTTTAGCATTACTCACAAGAACGTTAGCTGCCACGATGTTTTACAGAAAAACAGGGGTTTTAGCCTCAATTACCCTTCTATTTCCGTAAACTTTAAGGCGGGAAAGACAAGAAAAATGATCACAAGAAGAGTGACAAATGTAGGGAGTCCTAATTCAGTCTACTCAGTTGAAATTGTGGCACCAGAAGGAGTTAAAGTGAGAGTTAAACCGCAACGTCTGATATTTAAACGTGTTAATCAAAGGTTAAGTTACAGAGTTTGGTTTATATCAAGGAAGAGAACTGGGACTCAAAGGAGAAACTTTGCAGAAGGACAATTGATGTGGATCAACTCCAGAAATAAATACCAGAAAGTTAGAAGTCCTATTTCAGTTGCATGGGCATCAAAGAAGTGA
- the LOC129900298 gene encoding subtilisin-like protease SBT1.2 isoform X1 yields MELNFQFYFLCFLLCFIPLLQAQNLQTYIVQLHPQYASTRTPFSSKLQWHLSFLENFISSGENSSSRLLYSYHSAFEGFAALLSENELKTLKKSNNVLSIYPERKLEVQTTYSYKFLGLSPTKEGTWLKSGFGRGTIIGVLDTGIWPESPSFVDHGMPPIPKKWKGTCQEGKNFNSSSCNRKLIGARFFHIGHMMASRASKSIDFVEEYVSPRDSQGHGTHTASTAGGAPVPMASVLGNGAGEARGMAPGAHIAIYKVCWSSGCYSSDILAAMDVAIRDGVDILSLSLGGFPVPLYEDTIAIGSFRAMERGISVICAAGNNGPVLSSVANEAPWIATIGASTLDRKFPAIIQLAGNGKYVYGESLYPGKQVHNSQNVLELVYLNDGADGSEFCLRGSLPRAKVRGKIVVCDRGVNGRAEKGQVVKESGGVAMILANAAVNMEEDSVDVHVLPATLVGFDESIQLQSYMNSTRKPTARIIFGGTVIGKSSAPSVAQFSSRGPSFTDPSILKPDLIAPGVNIIAAWPQNLGPSGLAEDSRRVNFTVLSGTSMACPHVSGIAALLHSIHPKWSPAAIKSALMTTADTTNHQGKPIMDGDTPAGLFAIGAGHVNPGRSDDPGLIYDISANDYITHLCTIGYKYSEIFSITHKNVSCHDVLQKNRGFSLNYPSISVNFKAGKTRKMITRRVTNVGSPNSVYSVEIVAPEGVKVRVKPQRLIFKRVNQRLSYRVWFISRKRTGTQRRNFAEGQLMWINSRNKYQKVRSPISVAWASKK; encoded by the exons ATGGAACTCAATTTCCaattttattttctctgtttCCTACTTTGTTTCATTCCCCTGCTACAAGCTCAGAATTTGCAAACTTATATAGTACAATTACATCCACAATATGCATCAACAAGAACCCCTTTTAGTTCTAAACTTCAATGGCACCTTtcatttcttgaaaatttcattTCCTCAGGCGAAAACTCGAGTTCTCGCCTTTTGTACTCTTACCATTCTGCATTTGAAGGTTTTGCAGCTCTTCTATCTGAAAATGAGCTAAAGACACTGAAGAAATCGAATAATGTTTTATCGATATATCCGGAGAGGAAGCTTGAGGTTCAGACAACTTATTCTTATAAGTTCTTAGGACTAAGTCCTACAAAGGAAG gtacTTGGTTAAAGTCTGGATTTGGTCGAGGCACGATCATTGGAGTTCTTGATACTGGAATATGGCCAGAAAGTCCAAGTTTTGTTGATCATGGAATGCCTCCTATTCCAAAGAAATGGAAAGGTACCTGCCAAGAAGGAAAAAACTTCAATTCTTCAAGTTGCAATCGCAAGCTTATTGGTGCAAGGTTCTTCCACATAGGACACATGATGGCATCAAGGGCATCAAAATCAATAGATTTTGTGGAGGAATATGTATCGCCTCGAGATTCTCAAGGCCATGGCACACATACAGCATCTACTGCAGGGGGAGCTCCTGTTCCAATGGCGAGTGTGCTTGGAAATGGAGCAGGGGAGGCAAGAGGGATGGCCCCTGGTGCTCATATCGCGATATACAAAGTTTGCTGGTCTAGTGGTTGTTATAGTTCAGATATACTTGCAGCCATGGATGTAGCTATTAGAGATGGAGTAGACATATTGTCGCTATCACTTGGTGGTTTCCCTGTTCCACTTTATGAAGATACTATTGCTATTGGCAGTTTTCGAGCTATGGAGCGTGGAATTTCAGTTATATGTGCTGCAGGAAATAATGGTCCAGTTCTAAGTTCAGTAGCAAATGAGGCTCCTTGGATTGCCACTATTGGTGCTAGCACACTGGACAGGAAATTTCCAGCAATAATTCAGCTAG CAGGTAATGGCAAATATGTGTATGGAGAATCTTTGTACCCCGGGAAGCAAGTTCATAATTCTCAGAATGTTCTTGAGCTTGTTTATCTCAACGATGGTGCTGATGGAAGTGAATTTTGCTTAAGAGGGTCTCTTCCAAGAGCAAAAGTCCGTGGAAAAATCGTTGTTTGTGATCGTGGAGTTAATGGAAGAGCAGAGAAAGGTCAAGTTGTTAAAGAATCAGGTGGTGTTGCCATGATCCTAGCAAATGCAGCagtaaatatggaggaagaTTCTGTAGATGTACATGTCCTTCCAGCAACATTGGTTGGTTTCGATGAATCAATTCAGTTGCAAAGCTACATGAACTCAACGCGAAAACCAACAGCTCGAATCATATTTGGAGGAACAGTTATAGGAAAATCTAGTGCACCTTCTGTAGCACAATTTTCTTCAAGGGGTCCAAGTTTTACTGATCCTTCAATTCTCAAACCTGATTTGATTGCTCCTG GTGTCAACATTATCGCTGCTTGGCCGCAAAATCTAGGCCCTAGTGGCCTGGCCGAGGATTCAAGAAGAGTAAACTTCACAGTCTTATCAGGAACTTCAATGGCTTGTCCTCATGTTAGTGGAATTGCTGCACTGCTCCATTCAATTCATCCTAAATGGTCACCAGCTGCAATCAAATCCGCGCTAATGACAACTGCAGACACAACGAATCACCAAGGAAAACCAATCATGGATGGTGACACACCAGCTGGACTTTTCGCTATAGGAGCTGGACATGTAAATCCTGGAAGATCCGATGATCCCGGATTGATATATGACATTAGTGCAAATGACTATATCACTCACCTTTGCACTATTGGTTACAAATACTCAGAAATCTTTAGCATTACTCACAAGAACGTTAGCTGCCACGATGTTTTACAGAAAAACAGGGGTTTTAGCCTCAATTACCCTTCTATTTCCGTAAACTTTAAGGCGGGAAAGACAAGAAAAATGATCACAAGAAGAGTGACAAATGTAGGGAGTCCTAATTCAGTCTACTCAGTTGAAATTGTGGCACCAGAAGGAGTTAAAGTGAGAGTTAAACCGCAACGTCTGATATTTAAACGTGTTAATCAAAGGTTAAGTTACAGAGTTTGGTTTATATCAAGGAAGAGAACTGGGACTCAAAGGAGAAACTTTGCAGAAGGACAATTGATGTGGATCAACTCCAGAAATAAATACCAGAAAGTTAGAAGTCCTATTTCAGTTGCATGGGCATCAAAGAAGTGA
- the LOC129899234 gene encoding uncharacterized protein LOC129899234, whose protein sequence is MKEGNGQEELPSSPYRVLQQISEEAVRVAGEALQNVYSSSSSKFSTTGVGHRRSRSEIVTSSVNRSGSNFTKWKSQMQKTLRNWGSTLQEDSSFLSFNPEVLANQKRQWYQLHSKTSDYKKYKEPDSLFEHFVIVGLHPDANLEDVEDAFARRKKWEVQLETSDMVDFRMLSNCGPSVPSLEPQVLFKYPPGKKLAMRLKDLAAFCFPGGVKAHVMERTPSFSELNELVYGQEHLGRDDSSFVFSLKVADNATLYGVCLHVPEIVQRPPAIYVPSSPPSQSSIGRSRFLVSAPRCYCLLTRFPLFELHYEMLNSVIAQERLNRITHFVSEINLTDFIPSASKMNDASNASVDSSYRDDEADWTSSAIPVDSAISLTAAAAGIISDDEVPSSSSKWEVSSPVSATASEASDHSQTRGFGKDGGRNIHYVDDCVSEASEIRSDSTERVYGIQDNYRTPESGPFVFSKVHSLERLGSFESLFSSARSMASEEEDDDLFFSNDKDAGCEMIMEWARENKNDLLQIVCSYHSLPLPPRGSKITFQPLEHLQAIEYERISVCELGICEKHLGTSMNDPDDIAKVNFHLGAAEEAVGLSLWTTATICRSLSIETILALITGVLLEKQVVIVCPNLGVLSAVVLCLIPIIRPFQWQSLFLPILPGKMLDFLDAPVPFIVGLQHKPTDLKMKSANIVRVNVTKDQIKSCYLPLLPRRKELLSELRPIHARLSREDSVAQRRPIYRCNEVQAGAAAQFLTVMRRYLESLCSDLRSHTITSVQSNSDRVSILLKDSFIDSFPGRDQPFVELFVDTQLFTVLSDAHLSSYENE, encoded by the exons ATGAAAGAAGGCAACGGGCAAGAGGAATTGCCATCATCACCATACAGGGTATTACAGCAAATCTCTGAGGAAGCAGTAAGAGTGGCTGGTGAGGCACTGCAAAATGTTTACTCTAGCAGTAGTTCAAAATTTTCCACAACTGGGGTTGGGCATAGAAGAAGTCGTAGTGAAATAGTGACTTCTTCTGTTAATAGAAGTGGCAGTAACTTCACGAAATGGAAGTCTCAAATGCAAAAGACTTTGCGGAATTGGGGTTCTACTTTACAGGAAGACAGCTCGTTTTTATCCTTTAATCCTGAGGTTTTAGCTAATCAAAAGCGACAGTGGTATCAGCTTCATTCTAAAACCTCG GATTATAAGAAATATAAGGAGCCCGACTCACTTTTTGAGCACTTTGTTATCGTCGGTCTTCATCCAGATGCTAATCTTGAGGATGTCGAGGATGCATTTGCCAGGAGAAAGAAATGGGAAGTACAGTTAGAAACATCTGACATGGTGGATTTTAGAATGCTTTCAAATTGTGGTCCTTCAGTTCCATCTCTAGAACCTCAG GTACTCTTTAAGTATCCTCCTGGAAAGAAGCTAGCTATGCGTTTGAAGGATTTGGCAGCATTTTGCTTTCCTGGAGGTGTTAAG GCACATGTGATGGAAAGGACACCGTCATTTAGTGAATTAAATGAACTGGTCTACGGGCAG GAGCATTTAGGCAGAGATGACTCATCGTTCGTATTTTCTCTTAAG GTGGCAGACAATGCTACCCTTTATGGTGTATGTTTACATGTACCAGAAATTGTACAGAGGCCACCAGCTATCTATGTTCCTTCATCACCCCCTTCCCAATCATCAATTGGTCGCAGTCGGTTTTTGGTTTCTGCGCCTCGCTGTTATTGTCTTTTGACAAGATTCCCTTTATTTGAATTGCACTACGAGATGTTGAACAG TGTAATTGCACAAGAGCGCCTGAATAGGATAACACATTTTGTTAGTGAAATAAATCTCACTGATTTTATCCCCTCTGCATCGAAAATGAATGATGCATCAAATGCAAGCGTTGATTCCTCTTACAGGGATGATGAAGCAGATTGGACATCTTCTGCAATACCAGTTGACAGTGCAATTTCTCTTACTGCCGCTGCAGCTGGGATAATCTCAGACGATGAGGTTCCCTCATCATCATCAAAGTGGGAAGTTTCTTCACCTGTAAGTGCCACTGCCAGTGAGGCGTCAGATCATAGTCAAACAAGAGGATTTGGTAAGGATGGGGGAAGGAACATCCATTATGTTGATGATTGTGTATCTGAAGCCTCAGAAATTCGATCTGATAGTACTGAAAGGGTTTATGGAATTCAAGACAATTACCGAACCCCTGAGAGTGGGCCTTTTGTCTTCTCAAAAGTCCATTCACTGGAGCGTCTTGGAAGCTTTGAATCCTTATTTAG TTCAGCAAGAAGTATGGCATCTGAGGAGGAAGATGATGACTTATTTTTCAGCAATGACAAGGATGCCGGGTGTGAGATGATCATGGAGTGGGCTAGA GAGAATAAGAATGATTTGCTGCAAATAGTTTGTAGTTATCATTCCTTGCCTCTTCCACCACGAGGAAGTAAGATTACTTTTCAGCCCCTCGAACATCTGCAGGCTATTGAATACGAGAGAATTTCAGTTTGTGAACTCGGAATTTGTGAGAAACATCTGGGTACAAGTATGAATGATCCAGATGATATCGCAAAG gTAAATTTCCATTTAGGCGCTGCTGAGGAAGCTGTTGGACTATCTCTATGGACAACTGCAACAATATGTCGTTCACTTTCAATTGAGACT ATATTGGCCTTAATCACTGGTGTGCTTCTCGAAAAACAAGTGGTTATTGTGTGCCCCAATTTG GGCGTTCTATCTGCTGTGGTGCTCTGTCTGATTCCCATTATTCGTCCATTTCAATGGCAGAGTTTATTCTTACCG ATTTTGCCTGGGAAGATGCTTGATTTCCTTGATGCTCCCGTACCTTTCATT GTTGGTCTGCAGCACAAACCAACtgatttgaagatgaaaagtgcTAATATTGTCCGTGTTAATGTAACCAAAGATCAG ATAAAATCTTGTTACTTGCCTCTACTTCCTCGACGTAAGGAGCTTCTATCAGAACTGCGGCCAATCCATGCCAGATTGTCACGTGAAGACTCTGTTGCTCAACGGCGTCCTATATACAGATGCAATGAAGTGCAG GCTGGAGCTGCAGCACAATTCTTGACTGTTATGCGGCGCTATTTGGAGTCTCTATGTTCGGATTTGAGGTCTCATACAATAACTAGTGTACAATCAAACAGTGACCGG GTTTCGATACTGCTAAAGGATAGCTTTATTGATTCTTTTCCTGGTAGGGATCAACCTTTTGTGGAG CTTTTTGTGGATACACAACTTTTCACTGTTTTGTCAGATGCTCATCTTTCAAGCTATGAGAACGAGTAG